In Perognathus longimembris pacificus isolate PPM17 chromosome 3, ASM2315922v1, whole genome shotgun sequence, a single window of DNA contains:
- the Ccl25 gene encoding C-C motif chemokine 25, with translation MHLWLLVCLLASFMGSWIPTIHAQGSFEDCCLRYHSNIGWRVLRHSRHYLRQDVSGSCNLPAVIFYLPRKGQIVCGNPQDREVQKAMRILNTWVKPGHISQTVLQGLQVGRKKMNSEKFKDSSHKRKASPSNSRVVMAAKKTHNHKLLRTMSGARDKFGIKSF, from the exons ATGCATTTATGGCTCCTGGTCTGCCTGCTAGCCAGCTTCATGGGGTCCTGGATCCCCACTATCCACGCACAAG GGAGCTTCGAGGACTGCTGCCTGCGTTACCATTCTAACATCGGCTGGCGTGTTCTCCGGCACTCCAGGCATTACCTGCGCCAGGATGTGAGCGGAAGCTGCAATCTACCTGCTGTAAT ATTCTACCTCCCCCGGAAAGGCCAGATAGTGTGTGGGAACCCACAGGACAGGGAGGTGCAGAAAGCCATGAGGATCCTGAATACTTGGGTGAAGCCTGGCCACATCTCCCAGACGGTCTTGCAAG GCCTTCAGGTtgggaggaagaagatgaattCTGAAAAGTTCAAGGATTCCAGCCACAAGAGGAAAGCCTCCCCCAGCAACTCCAG GGTTGTAATGGCGGCCAAAAAGACCCACAATCATAAACTACTTAGAACCATGTCTG GGGCCAGGGACAAGTTTGGTATCAAATCCTTCTAG